A region of Pyxidicoccus parkwaysis DNA encodes the following proteins:
- a CDS encoding VOC family protein, translated as MIDHIMLRVRDYAASKRFYDAVLGTLGYRMVMEFGGDRGGYGDTRKPYFWIGASQEPHPRTHIAFMAKDRAAVDAFHAKALEMGAKSDGAPGVRAHYHPNYYGAFIIDPDGHNVEAVCHTP; from the coding sequence ATGATCGACCACATCATGCTTCGTGTGAGGGACTACGCCGCGTCGAAGCGCTTCTACGACGCGGTGCTGGGGACGCTGGGCTACCGCATGGTCATGGAGTTCGGCGGCGACCGGGGTGGCTACGGCGACACGCGCAAGCCGTACTTCTGGATTGGCGCTTCACAGGAGCCGCATCCGCGCACGCATATCGCGTTCATGGCGAAGGACCGCGCGGCGGTGGATGCATTCCACGCGAAGGCGCTGGAGATGGGGGCGAAGAGCGACGGTGCTCCGGGCGTGCGTGCGCACTACCACCCGAACTACTATGGGGCGTTCATCATCGACCCAGACGGGCACAACGTCGAGGCGGTGTGTCACACGCCGTAG
- a CDS encoding SET domain-containing protein-lysine N-methyltransferase — MNQGAALYIHPGVKVRPCEWGYGVFTDELIPSGELIEECHYLKVLHKHARMPPLDDYVFQIKWGEKEEHREGDWVALVMGYGMIYNHSQEPNAAYYRAVDRDLFCFYATRDIHPGEQICISYGEDWWKSRGQKIPE, encoded by the coding sequence ATGAATCAGGGCGCAGCGCTGTACATCCATCCGGGCGTGAAGGTCCGGCCGTGCGAGTGGGGCTACGGCGTCTTCACCGACGAGCTCATCCCTTCCGGAGAGCTCATCGAGGAGTGCCACTACCTCAAGGTGCTCCACAAGCACGCGCGCATGCCGCCGCTCGACGACTACGTCTTCCAGATCAAGTGGGGCGAGAAGGAGGAGCACCGCGAGGGGGACTGGGTCGCGCTCGTGATGGGCTACGGGATGATCTACAACCACTCCCAGGAGCCCAACGCCGCGTACTACCGCGCCGTGGACCGCGACCTCTTCTGCTTCTACGCCACCCGCGACATCCACCCCGGCGAGCAGATCTGCATCAGCTACGGGGAGGACTGGTGGAAGTCCCGGGGCCAGAAAATCCCCGAGTGA
- a CDS encoding PilZ domain-containing protein, translating to MAERNDSMSSKAEDRRDSPRVPMRLKVRRAGSSGDFETQDGDLSLGGCAWQGTGLEAGTKVEIRFKLPILPDEIEASGEVLHVTNGPQGPLAHVRFMELPVEAELAIARHLDDVVAQGGGTR from the coding sequence ATGGCCGAGAGGAACGACTCGATGAGCAGCAAGGCCGAGGACCGGCGCGACTCTCCCCGGGTGCCCATGCGCTTGAAGGTGCGCCGGGCGGGAAGCTCGGGTGACTTCGAGACGCAGGATGGCGACCTGTCCCTGGGCGGCTGCGCCTGGCAGGGCACGGGCCTGGAGGCGGGCACGAAGGTGGAGATCCGCTTCAAGCTCCCCATCCTCCCTGACGAAATCGAAGCCTCCGGCGAGGTGCTGCACGTGACGAACGGCCCCCAGGGCCCGCTCGCGCACGTGCGCTTCATGGAGCTGCCGGTGGAGGCCGAGCTGGCCATTGCCCGCCACCTGGACGACGTGGTGGCTCAGGGCGGCGGTACCCGCTAG
- a CDS encoding cytidine deaminase encodes MADDIPWERLFEEATRVRSRAHVPYSRFPVGAAVLYADGAIVAGCNVENATYGLTVCAERNAFAAGVAQGHNKPVAVAIVVDTPEPCPPCGMCRQVMAEFGPPELPVRSRTPKGGEARYSLGELLPHAFTKDFL; translated from the coding sequence ATGGCGGACGACATTCCCTGGGAGCGCCTGTTCGAGGAGGCCACGCGGGTCCGTTCGCGCGCGCACGTACCGTACTCGCGCTTTCCCGTCGGAGCCGCCGTCCTCTATGCAGACGGCGCCATCGTGGCCGGCTGCAACGTGGAGAACGCCACCTACGGCCTCACCGTCTGCGCGGAGCGCAATGCCTTCGCGGCCGGCGTGGCCCAGGGGCACAACAAGCCGGTGGCCGTGGCCATCGTCGTGGACACGCCGGAGCCGTGCCCGCCGTGCGGCATGTGCCGGCAGGTGATGGCCGAGTTCGGCCCGCCCGAGCTGCCCGTGCGCAGCCGCACACCGAAGGGCGGCGAGGCCCGCTACAGCCTGGGCGAGCTGCTGCCGCACGCCTTCACGAAGGACTTCCTCTAG
- a CDS encoding 5'-deoxyadenosine deaminase, with translation MDLLLTGGTVVTMNREREVLVAADVLVQDGRIAKVGRGLKARGTKRVIDVTGKVVLPGLIHGHLHACQTLFRGRADGLELLDWLRERIWPFEASHDAASMRASADLTFAELIRSGATAALDMGSVHHYDSVFESARDCGFRLVGGKAMMDAGAAVPEGLRESTTESLAHSLALMERWHGKHDGRLRYAFAPRFVLSCTPELLREVAKLAREHGVRIHTHASENAKETEAVRQYTGGQDNVAFFHTVGLSGPHVTLAHCVWLSQEEQDILRDTRTVVCHCPGSNLKLASGIAKVPELLEDGVAVALGADGAPCNNTLDIFHEMRLASVMHNPRVGPRAMTPMRVLEMATLHGARALGLEDEVGSLEVGKRADITVVDVSGLHMGPTAEDVLAPLVHSARGSDVAHVIIDGKPVLKDGVLTTLDTPSVLANANASVERILRRRKRARG, from the coding sequence GTGGATCTGCTCCTGACTGGCGGCACCGTGGTGACGATGAACCGCGAGCGTGAAGTGCTCGTGGCGGCGGACGTGCTCGTCCAGGACGGGCGCATCGCGAAGGTGGGCCGTGGCCTCAAGGCCCGTGGCACGAAGCGCGTGATTGACGTGACGGGGAAGGTGGTGCTGCCCGGCCTCATCCACGGCCACCTGCACGCCTGCCAGACGCTCTTTCGCGGCCGCGCGGACGGGCTGGAGCTGCTGGACTGGCTGCGCGAGCGCATCTGGCCCTTCGAGGCCTCGCACGACGCGGCGTCCATGCGCGCCTCCGCGGACCTGACCTTCGCGGAGCTCATCCGCTCGGGCGCCACGGCGGCGCTCGACATGGGCAGCGTGCACCACTACGACTCCGTCTTCGAGTCGGCGCGCGACTGCGGCTTCCGGCTGGTGGGCGGCAAGGCGATGATGGACGCGGGCGCCGCCGTGCCCGAGGGACTGCGGGAGAGCACCACCGAGTCGCTGGCCCACAGCCTCGCCCTGATGGAGCGCTGGCACGGCAAGCACGACGGGCGGCTGCGCTACGCCTTCGCGCCGCGCTTCGTCCTCTCCTGCACGCCGGAGCTGCTGCGCGAGGTGGCGAAGCTCGCGCGCGAGCACGGCGTGCGCATCCACACGCACGCCAGCGAGAATGCGAAGGAGACCGAGGCGGTGCGCCAGTACACTGGTGGCCAGGACAACGTCGCCTTCTTCCACACGGTGGGCCTGTCCGGTCCGCACGTGACGCTGGCCCACTGCGTGTGGCTGTCCCAGGAGGAGCAGGACATCCTCCGTGACACGCGCACCGTGGTGTGCCACTGCCCCGGCTCCAACCTCAAGCTGGCGTCCGGCATCGCCAAGGTGCCCGAGCTGCTGGAGGACGGCGTCGCGGTGGCGCTCGGTGCGGACGGCGCGCCCTGCAACAACACGCTCGACATCTTCCACGAGATGCGGCTCGCGTCCGTGATGCACAACCCCCGCGTGGGGCCCCGGGCCATGACGCCCATGCGCGTGCTGGAGATGGCCACGCTGCATGGCGCGCGGGCGCTCGGGCTGGAGGACGAGGTGGGCTCGCTCGAGGTCGGCAAGCGCGCGGACATCACCGTGGTGGACGTGAGCGGCCTGCACATGGGCCCCACCGCGGAGGACGTGCTGGCCCCGCTGGTCCACTCCGCGCGCGGCAGTGACGTGGCGCACGTCATCATCGACGGCAAGCCCGTGCTGAAGGACGGCGTGCTCACCACGCTCGACACGCCCTCCGTGCTGGCCAACGCCAACGCGAGCGTGGAGCGCATCCTCCGGCGCCGCAAGCGCGCGCGAGGCTGA
- a CDS encoding sensor histidine kinase: MSTSPTPSSSPLDEALTRAVEAQRRGVLGAGAAVRLVGTAIFLGISTALWLSGGDDWSTYPPVLAAYLLVAGALYGLRRRHVARWLGVVQAPVDVGLVYWLQHVALPRSPFPAGVAGFSLGLFALVVALSGLTLRRSVVYGTALLAWVAQAALMRQANVGWGAVAIALVALVMVAAVSHYGTGRLRQLAVALSRAEVERALEARRFQEVEEARRTIERMLGDAQAHNDQLQTLQRDKEQLTQFLVHDLRSPLSALTMTLSWMEQEVPGGNGVLAESVRTGLAVTARLDRMISDLLDVPRLEQGRLEPRKLPFTAAILLEEVRRSLDGVARARRLTLDVAAPPELEVLGDSELLVRVVENLASNALRYAPTGGRVRLEAGTDARCHWLAVRNDGPPIPPETRTRIFDKYMQGEAEKDSRRGYGLGLYFSRLAAEAHGGQLSVEDTPGWSTSFVVRLPD, translated from the coding sequence GTGTCCACCTCCCCCACTCCCAGCTCCAGCCCCCTCGACGAAGCGCTGACGCGGGCGGTGGAGGCCCAGCGGCGCGGTGTGCTCGGCGCGGGCGCGGCGGTGCGGCTGGTGGGCACCGCCATCTTCCTGGGCATCAGCACGGCGCTGTGGCTGTCGGGCGGCGACGACTGGTCCACGTACCCGCCCGTGCTGGCGGCGTACCTGCTCGTCGCCGGGGCGCTGTACGGGCTGCGGCGGCGCCACGTGGCGCGGTGGCTGGGCGTGGTGCAGGCGCCTGTGGACGTGGGGCTCGTGTACTGGCTCCAGCACGTGGCGCTGCCGCGCTCGCCCTTCCCGGCCGGGGTGGCGGGCTTCAGCCTGGGCCTCTTCGCGCTGGTGGTGGCGCTGAGCGGGCTGACGCTGCGGCGAAGTGTCGTCTACGGCACGGCGCTGCTGGCGTGGGTGGCCCAGGCCGCGCTGATGCGGCAGGCGAACGTGGGCTGGGGCGCGGTGGCCATCGCCCTGGTGGCGCTCGTCATGGTGGCGGCGGTGAGCCACTACGGCACCGGCCGGCTGCGGCAGCTCGCGGTGGCGCTCTCCCGCGCGGAGGTGGAGCGCGCGCTGGAGGCCCGGCGCTTCCAGGAGGTGGAGGAGGCGCGGCGCACCATCGAGCGGATGCTCGGCGACGCGCAGGCGCACAACGACCAGCTCCAGACCCTGCAGCGGGACAAGGAGCAGCTCACCCAGTTCCTCGTACATGACCTCCGCTCGCCCCTGTCCGCGCTGACGATGACGCTGTCGTGGATGGAGCAGGAGGTGCCGGGCGGCAATGGCGTGCTCGCGGAGTCGGTGCGCACGGGCCTGGCCGTCACGGCGCGGCTGGACAGGATGATTTCCGACCTGCTCGACGTGCCGCGCCTGGAGCAGGGCCGGCTGGAGCCGCGCAAGCTGCCCTTCACGGCGGCGATTCTGCTGGAGGAGGTGCGCCGCTCGCTGGACGGCGTGGCCCGCGCGCGCCGGCTGACGCTGGACGTGGCGGCGCCTCCGGAGCTGGAGGTGTTGGGCGACTCGGAGCTGCTGGTGCGCGTGGTGGAGAACCTGGCCAGCAATGCCCTGCGGTACGCGCCCACGGGCGGACGGGTGCGGCTGGAGGCGGGCACGGACGCGCGGTGCCACTGGCTGGCCGTGCGCAACGACGGCCCGCCGATTCCGCCGGAGACGCGCACGCGCATCTTCGACAAGTACATGCAGGGCGAGGCGGAGAAGGACAGCCGCCGGGGCTACGGGCTGGGGCTCTACTTCTCGCGCCTGGCCGCCGAGGCACACGGCGGCCAGCTCTCGGTGGAGGACACGCCCGGCTGGTCCACGTCCTTCGTGGTGCGGCTGCCGGACTGA
- a CDS encoding PspA/IM30 family protein, producing MWERFKRAMRSFAGFFVSSIEDPELILEQNVRDLNDQVPKMNESIAMVRANVTLLEKENAKYLEDVRSLTAKVKAAIQAGRDDLAAQYAGKLQVEKDALARNEAQLSTARQAYEKALTVKKAFMREKERKTQEAMNAIREARRAKWQAKVADTMESFTVAGIDSTHDEMLRKVQEKSAVNEARMQMALESVDHMAVNIEEEAEKMQANELVKQMKMEMGLLDSPAPVSEVGGGAEKTIGKKVGVE from the coding sequence ATGTGGGAAAGATTCAAGAGGGCAATGCGTAGCTTCGCCGGCTTCTTCGTCTCCTCCATCGAGGACCCGGAGCTCATCCTCGAGCAGAACGTTCGAGACCTGAACGACCAGGTCCCGAAGATGAACGAGTCCATCGCCATGGTGCGGGCGAATGTGACGCTGCTCGAGAAGGAGAACGCCAAGTACCTGGAGGACGTGCGCTCGCTGACGGCCAAGGTGAAGGCCGCCATCCAGGCGGGGCGTGACGACCTGGCCGCGCAGTACGCCGGCAAGCTCCAGGTCGAGAAGGACGCGCTCGCGCGCAACGAGGCGCAGCTCTCCACCGCCCGCCAGGCCTACGAGAAGGCCCTGACGGTGAAGAAGGCGTTCATGCGCGAGAAGGAGCGCAAGACGCAGGAGGCGATGAACGCCATCCGCGAGGCCCGCCGCGCCAAGTGGCAGGCCAAGGTGGCGGACACCATGGAGTCCTTCACCGTCGCCGGCATCGACTCGACGCACGACGAGATGCTGCGCAAGGTGCAGGAGAAGTCCGCCGTCAACGAGGCCCGCATGCAGATGGCCCTCGAGTCGGTGGACCACATGGCCGTCAACATCGAGGAAGAGGCCGAGAAGATGCAGGCCAACGAGCTCGTGAAGCAGATGAAGATGGAGATGGGCCTCCTGGACAGCCCCGCGCCCGTGTCGGAAGTGGGCGGTGGCGCGGAGAAGACCATCGGCAAGAAGGTGGGGGTGGAGTAG
- a CDS encoding ABC transporter substrate-binding protein → MKLHRGPGLFLFFMLCALGVGYVLASRLGYLDRLQARFFPASREAVRLSPGDFPAGVAAPVADVASVPLRPVLIGFTPRGSAAALLVATGGATTLDNPVPPAGAAQGFLKTAYALDSRAVLFAREEELRQALAIGAENGGVDMAMLSVDRLASWAPGLRDAAPRTLLLVGRSRGQEALAAVGVPDLAALRGKRVGVYPFSSSHYFALWVLARAGLRTTDVRWVDLPSTLDAGRALREGRADAVVGLWGDVELAARDRGGAVLATTADAPHLVATVLVARGDFAARYPDAVRRVLRGLLDAGQSVLKDPTAGARMLGEVAPYLGDPIEAIRSAPPATLADNRAFFGLSGEAPVTYDELFQSAAALFQKLKQGPRVPPAEDTRDLGALKYVSEARGP, encoded by the coding sequence ATGAAGCTCCACCGCGGACCAGGCCTCTTCCTCTTCTTCATGCTCTGCGCGCTGGGCGTGGGCTACGTGCTCGCGTCGCGCCTGGGCTACCTGGACCGGCTCCAGGCGCGCTTCTTCCCCGCCTCGCGCGAGGCGGTGCGCCTGTCCCCGGGTGACTTCCCCGCCGGTGTCGCGGCTCCCGTGGCGGACGTGGCGTCGGTGCCGCTGCGGCCGGTGCTCATCGGCTTCACCCCGCGCGGCTCGGCGGCGGCGCTGCTGGTGGCCACTGGCGGCGCGACGACGCTGGACAACCCGGTGCCTCCGGCGGGCGCCGCGCAGGGCTTCCTCAAGACGGCGTATGCGCTGGACTCGCGCGCGGTGCTCTTCGCGCGCGAGGAGGAGTTGCGGCAGGCCCTGGCCATTGGCGCGGAGAACGGCGGCGTGGACATGGCCATGCTCTCCGTGGACCGGCTGGCGTCGTGGGCTCCGGGGCTGCGGGACGCGGCGCCGCGCACGCTGCTGCTGGTGGGGCGCAGCCGGGGGCAGGAGGCGCTGGCGGCGGTGGGCGTGCCGGACCTCGCCGCGCTGCGGGGCAAGCGGGTGGGCGTGTATCCGTTCAGCTCCTCGCACTACTTCGCGCTGTGGGTGCTGGCGCGCGCGGGCCTGAGGACGACGGACGTGCGCTGGGTGGACCTGCCCTCCACGCTGGACGCGGGCCGCGCGCTGCGCGAGGGCCGGGCGGATGCGGTGGTGGGGTTGTGGGGTGACGTGGAACTGGCGGCGCGGGACAGGGGCGGGGCGGTGCTGGCCACGACGGCGGACGCGCCGCACCTGGTGGCCACGGTGCTGGTGGCGCGTGGCGACTTCGCGGCGCGCTACCCGGATGCGGTGCGCCGGGTGCTGCGCGGACTGTTGGATGCGGGGCAGAGCGTGCTGAAGGACCCGACGGCGGGGGCTCGGATGCTGGGCGAGGTGGCGCCGTATCTCGGAGACCCGATTGAGGCCATCCGCAGCGCACCGCCGGCGACGCTGGCGGACAATCGGGCCTTCTTCGGCCTTTCCGGTGAGGCGCCCGTCACCTATGACGAGCTCTTCCAGAGCGCCGCAGCGCTGTTCCAGAAGCTGAAGCAGGGGCCGCGGGTGCCTCCCGCGGAGGACACGCGCGATTTGGGCGCGTTGAAGTACGTGTCGGAGGCGCGAGGTCCCTGA
- a CDS encoding AraC family transcriptional regulator, translating to MDLLSDVLRDLRLESTVLSLGELQAPWGFDKSATGGAPFHVVIEGSCLLVVDGGAPIELTQGDLVVFPHGTRHALMSDPSARRVPFQQVLEANGHDGAWTQDSRIEGLNRLRISGPGPRTRIINGVFSFRDARRNPFVEALPTVLHARRPSWLEGSLRLLMDEATSGRPGFQTIAERIADIVFVQAVRDYAASLPANGSGWLRGLTDRQIAHALALVHRSPGDEWTVASLARAVALSRTVFANRFRELVGSGVMEYVTARRMHVAAGLLTGSKQTLADIANTVGYESEISFSKAFRRWAGVPPGQYRRSRHAPVANTPEPLAATDRATPLSAPASHAAAGRASPRRTRGTAPSVARTPRSPRPRRSAR from the coding sequence ATGGACCTGCTGAGCGACGTCCTGCGCGACCTGCGTCTCGAAAGCACCGTGCTGAGCCTGGGCGAGCTCCAGGCTCCGTGGGGCTTCGACAAGAGCGCCACCGGCGGCGCGCCGTTCCACGTCGTCATCGAAGGAAGTTGCCTCCTCGTAGTCGACGGCGGCGCGCCCATCGAGCTCACGCAGGGCGACCTCGTCGTGTTCCCTCACGGCACGCGCCACGCCCTCATGTCCGACCCAAGCGCCCGCCGCGTGCCCTTCCAGCAGGTGCTGGAAGCCAATGGCCACGACGGAGCCTGGACGCAGGACAGCCGCATCGAGGGTCTCAACCGGTTACGCATCAGCGGCCCGGGCCCGCGCACGCGAATCATCAACGGCGTCTTCAGCTTCCGCGACGCACGCCGCAATCCGTTCGTCGAAGCGCTCCCCACAGTGCTGCACGCGCGCAGGCCGAGCTGGCTCGAAGGCTCGCTCCGCCTGTTGATGGACGAGGCCACTTCGGGCCGGCCCGGCTTCCAGACCATCGCCGAGCGCATCGCGGACATCGTCTTCGTGCAGGCCGTGCGTGACTACGCCGCGAGCCTGCCCGCGAATGGGAGCGGCTGGCTGCGCGGGCTCACGGACCGGCAGATTGCGCACGCGCTCGCGCTCGTCCACCGAAGTCCCGGTGACGAATGGACGGTGGCCTCGCTCGCCCGGGCGGTGGCGCTGTCCCGCACCGTCTTCGCGAACCGCTTCCGCGAGCTCGTCGGCTCGGGCGTCATGGAGTACGTCACCGCGCGGCGCATGCACGTGGCGGCGGGCCTGCTGACGGGCTCCAAGCAGACGCTCGCGGACATCGCGAACACCGTGGGTTACGAGTCCGAGATTTCCTTCAGCAAGGCGTTCCGCCGCTGGGCGGGTGTCCCGCCCGGACAGTACCGGCGGAGCAGGCACGCGCCGGTGGCCAACACGCCCGAGCCCCTCGCGGCAACCGACCGCGCGACTCCGCTCAGCGCACCCGCGTCCCATGCGGCAGCGGGCCGCGCGTCTCCTCGGAGAACTCGAGGAACTGCTCCATCTGTCGCACGGACTCCTCGGTCGCCTCGGCCTCGGCGCTCAGCACGGTGA
- a CDS encoding NAD-dependent epimerase/dehydratase family protein: MRVLMTGATGYIGSRVAARLSGRGHTVVAAVRDADAAERLKTQQTSARQGAASLAEVNSLADSTERLRAQEVPARPLIASLAEVDRLAAAARNCDAVVHLAFDFSSGVEGAIERDRAVVAAFASALRNTDKPLVVTSATGLLGNTGPTPVGESHPPEAGFRLAIRHRVEVDVLSEAAKGVRASVIRVPILVHTAAGGGPIERLITTARRTGTSYWIGSGENRLPCVHLDDLVDLYVRALEAAPAGHVYNSNGGDISLREFAETVGRAVGVPARSLAPEQAVDHFGPFFATLLPVDNRVSNARACTELGWAPYRARPSLAEDLTALGQASRA, encoded by the coding sequence ATGCGAGTGTTGATGACGGGGGCCACGGGCTACATCGGCTCACGGGTGGCCGCCCGCTTGAGCGGGCGAGGACACACGGTGGTCGCCGCCGTGCGGGACGCGGACGCAGCGGAGCGATTGAAGACCCAGCAGACTTCCGCCCGGCAGGGTGCCGCGTCTTTGGCGGAGGTGAACAGCCTCGCGGACTCGACGGAGCGATTGAGGGCTCAGGAGGTTCCGGCTCGACCGCTCATCGCGTCCCTTGCCGAGGTGGACAGACTCGCGGCCGCGGCGCGGAACTGTGATGCGGTGGTGCATCTCGCGTTCGACTTCTCCTCGGGTGTGGAGGGAGCCATCGAGCGGGACAGGGCTGTGGTCGCGGCGTTCGCCTCCGCGCTCCGGAACACGGACAAGCCGCTCGTGGTGACTTCAGCCACGGGCCTGCTGGGCAACACGGGCCCGACTCCGGTGGGCGAGAGTCATCCGCCCGAAGCGGGCTTCCGTCTGGCGATTCGCCACCGCGTCGAGGTGGACGTGCTCTCCGAGGCCGCGAAGGGTGTGCGTGCCAGCGTCATCCGTGTGCCCATCCTGGTGCACACGGCTGCTGGAGGTGGCCCCATCGAAAGGCTCATCACCACGGCCCGTCGGACGGGTACTTCGTATTGGATTGGCTCGGGGGAGAACCGATTGCCCTGTGTCCACCTCGACGATTTGGTGGACCTCTACGTGCGTGCACTCGAAGCCGCGCCAGCGGGACATGTGTACAACAGCAACGGCGGCGACATCTCCCTGCGCGAGTTCGCGGAGACGGTGGGGCGTGCTGTCGGAGTCCCCGCGAGGAGCCTCGCGCCTGAGCAGGCCGTGGACCACTTCGGCCCGTTCTTCGCGACGCTCCTTCCGGTGGACAACCGCGTGTCCAATGCACGCGCCTGCACTGAGCTGGGCTGGGCGCCCTACCGCGCGCGGCCCTCCCTCGCGGAGGACCTCACCGCACTGGGGCAGGCGAGCCGCGCATGA
- a CDS encoding alpha/beta hydrolase, which translates to MPSSFVRPALVPGLLLAFLLSLPAGASTLRVHYDVGYGNRITVRGSAAPLSWTTGQNATWTSGNVWTYSWSNSAGDVDVKPLINDAQWSTGANYRVRAGTTVDVYPFFGAAQGTRTQFDNFWSPQLGNTRTLRFYLPPSYSENPLKRYPVLYMHDGQNLFDAATASYGVEWGVDETVNGLIGNGQMDEVIVVGIDHTGSNRIYEYTPCCDATYGGGGADLYERFILESVKPFVDANLRTLPGKANTALMGSSLGGLVSFYIGRRHSDVFSKVAGLSSSFWWNNQAMTVEVEQSTVKLPLRFYLDAGTNNDGLTETTRMRNALAADGYVQGSDLYYYVAQGAGHTESAWAARVYLPLTYLFPWQSTVY; encoded by the coding sequence ATGCCTTCGTCATTCGTCCGCCCGGCGCTCGTGCCGGGCCTGCTGCTGGCGTTCCTGCTGAGCCTGCCTGCCGGCGCCTCCACCCTCCGCGTCCACTACGACGTGGGCTACGGCAACCGGATTACCGTCCGTGGCAGCGCGGCCCCGCTGTCGTGGACGACGGGGCAGAACGCGACGTGGACGTCGGGCAACGTATGGACGTACTCGTGGTCGAACAGCGCCGGGGACGTGGACGTCAAGCCGCTCATCAACGACGCGCAGTGGTCCACCGGGGCCAACTACCGCGTGCGCGCGGGCACCACCGTGGACGTGTACCCGTTCTTCGGCGCGGCGCAGGGGACTCGGACGCAGTTCGACAACTTCTGGTCGCCGCAGCTCGGCAACACGCGCACGCTGCGCTTCTACCTGCCGCCGAGCTACTCGGAGAATCCGCTCAAGCGCTACCCCGTGCTCTACATGCACGACGGGCAGAACCTCTTCGACGCGGCCACTGCGTCCTACGGGGTCGAGTGGGGCGTGGATGAGACGGTGAACGGCCTCATCGGCAACGGGCAGATGGACGAGGTCATCGTCGTGGGCATCGACCACACGGGCTCCAACCGCATCTACGAGTACACGCCGTGCTGCGACGCCACATACGGCGGTGGCGGCGCGGACCTGTATGAGCGCTTCATCCTGGAGAGCGTGAAGCCCTTCGTGGATGCCAACCTGCGCACGCTGCCGGGCAAGGCGAACACCGCGCTGATGGGCTCGTCGCTGGGCGGGCTGGTGTCGTTCTACATCGGCCGTCGGCACTCGGACGTGTTCTCGAAGGTGGCGGGGCTGTCGAGCTCGTTCTGGTGGAACAACCAGGCGATGACGGTCGAGGTGGAGCAGTCCACCGTGAAGCTGCCGCTGCGCTTCTACCTGGACGCGGGCACGAACAACGACGGGCTCACGGAGACGACGCGCATGCGCAATGCGCTGGCGGCGGATGGATATGTGCAGGGCTCGGACCTGTACTACTACGTGGCCCAGGGCGCGGGGCACACCGAGTCCGCCTGGGCCGCCCGCGTATACCTGCCGCTCACGTACCTGTTCCCGTGGCAGAGCACGGTGTACTGA
- a CDS encoding ABC transporter ATP-binding protein: protein MIHARDIVKEYVDGDGTKVRVLDGMALDVEDGDFVAVVGPSGSGKSTLLHLLGGLDVHYQGEVEVGGVKLRGLDDKALARFRNTHVGFVFQSFHLIPNLSALENVLLPSHFGEPRPDGRKRAEAMLERVGLGAKKDRAPVRLSGGERQRVAIARALFSGPKLLLCDEPTGNLDSATGDGVIQLFKELHREGLTVLAVTHEERMSAAARRVLRLKEGRLVEERADLHLATRGAP, encoded by the coding sequence GTGATTCACGCTCGCGACATCGTGAAGGAGTACGTGGACGGGGACGGCACCAAGGTGCGCGTCCTCGACGGCATGGCCCTGGACGTGGAGGACGGGGACTTCGTCGCGGTGGTGGGCCCGTCCGGCAGCGGCAAGTCCACGCTGCTGCACCTGTTGGGCGGCCTGGACGTGCACTACCAGGGCGAGGTCGAGGTGGGCGGCGTGAAGCTGCGCGGCCTGGACGACAAGGCCCTGGCGCGCTTCCGCAACACGCACGTGGGCTTCGTCTTCCAGTCCTTCCACCTCATCCCCAACCTCTCCGCGCTGGAGAACGTGCTGCTGCCCTCGCACTTCGGCGAGCCACGCCCGGATGGCCGCAAGCGCGCGGAGGCCATGCTGGAGCGCGTGGGCCTGGGCGCGAAGAAGGACCGCGCTCCGGTGCGCCTGTCCGGCGGCGAGCGCCAGCGCGTGGCCATCGCCCGCGCCCTCTTCAGCGGCCCCAAGCTGCTGCTGTGCGACGAGCCCACGGGCAACCTGGACTCGGCCACCGGCGATGGTGTCATCCAGTTGTTCAAGGAACTGCATCGCGAGGGACTCACCGTGCTCGCCGTCACCCACGAGGAGCGCATGAGCGCCGCGGCCCGGCGCGTGCTGCGGCTGAAGGAGGGACGGCTCGTGGAGGAGCGCGCCGACCTGCACCTGGCCACGCGAGGTGCCCCGTGA